Proteins encoded together in one Ignavibacteria bacterium window:
- a CDS encoding histidinol-phosphate transaminase, which produces MTDPKKYKELQYLDRNESQYGPSPKCYEFLKHVTIDELSNYSREFSKGIKSSLSKMIADEFKLPEKQVILSYGSEDLLKQIIHYYLDRKEKILIPKEAWWYYKKVAYEVGGFNVEYPMVRSEEDGIATFAYDVDKMIEIYDKESPRIVLIASPNNPTGNKISKTDLHRFLDACRGALVMIDEAYWGFGSTENDYVKPFLDEFPNLVICRTFSKYFALAGCRIGYSFAGKNLEELMNYTVRYLGYNRISEKLGEIAYKDSEYYERVTKMMQEDKEYFYKEFSKMDGFTPYKSYANFMLVDMPHDIRKGLDKFLKERNLLIKFLDEEAFKTETRITLGTREQNYYLIDSIKEYLGKK; this is translated from the coding sequence ATGACAGACCCCAAAAAATATAAAGAACTTCAGTATCTGGATAGGAATGAATCCCAGTACGGACCATCACCAAAATGCTATGAATTTCTCAAGCATGTTACTATCGATGAACTTTCAAACTATTCAAGGGAGTTCTCGAAAGGTATCAAATCTAGCCTATCAAAAATGATAGCAGATGAATTCAAACTTCCAGAAAAGCAGGTTATACTTTCTTACGGAAGTGAAGACCTGCTGAAACAAATTATTCACTATTATCTCGATAGGAAAGAAAAGATTCTTATTCCAAAAGAAGCATGGTGGTATTATAAGAAGGTTGCTTATGAAGTTGGCGGATTCAACGTTGAATACCCTATGGTCAGAAGTGAAGAGGATGGTATCGCAACATTTGCCTATGATGTTGATAAAATGATTGAAATCTATGACAAAGAAAGTCCAAGGATTGTTCTTATTGCTTCTCCAAACAATCCGACAGGCAACAAGATTTCTAAAACAGATTTGCATAGATTCCTCGATGCATGCAGAGGCGCTCTCGTTATGATTGACGAAGCTTATTGGGGATTCGGTTCTACAGAGAATGATTATGTTAAGCCTTTCCTCGATGAATTTCCTAACCTCGTTATATGCAGAACCTTCTCAAAGTACTTTGCTCTTGCAGGTTGTCGCATCGGTTATTCATTCGCCGGCAAGAATCTTGAAGAATTAATGAATTATACTGTAAGATACCTTGGATATAACAGGATATCGGAAAAACTTGGCGAGATTGCTTACAAAGATTCCGAATACTATGAAAGAGTTACAAAAATGATGCAGGAAGACAAAGAGTATTTCTACAAGGAGTTTTCTAAAATGGATGGATTTACTCCATATAAGTCTTACGCAAACTTCATGCTTGTTGATATGCCGCATGATATAAGAAAAGGTCTCGATAAATTTCTAAAAGAAAGAAATCTCCTAATTAAATTCCTTGACGAAGAAGCGTTTAAAACAGAAACAAGGATAACACTCGGCACTCGCGAACAGAATTATTATTTAATAGACTCAATTAAGGAATACTTAGGAAAGAAATAA
- a CDS encoding enoyl-CoA hydratase-related protein — MKKIFNKILLEDKGKTKKLILNRPDKRNSLDDEMISELTYAVKTISEDDDTKSLIITGAGSNFCSGLFLDYLNKIQDFDVLENKKDSNNYKNLLLAIYNCKKPTLAMVDGYALAGGCGIASACDLIVASDKAQFGYTEVRIGFIPAIVMIFLLKRVSETHAKDLLLTSRFITAPAALKMGFVNYVVEQAMLESYTNQLCDSLNQLPSSSVMLTKEMFKNISSMGFEAALEYAVDMNTLTRMSEDCKNGIKKFLTKK, encoded by the coding sequence ATGAAAAAGATTTTTAATAAAATTCTACTCGAGGATAAAGGTAAGACAAAGAAGCTTATTCTAAATCGACCGGATAAAAGAAACTCGCTTGACGATGAAATGATTAGTGAACTTACTTATGCAGTTAAAACCATTTCAGAAGATGACGATACTAAATCTTTGATTATAACCGGTGCCGGCAGTAATTTTTGTTCGGGTCTTTTTCTTGACTACTTGAATAAGATTCAGGATTTTGATGTTCTCGAAAATAAGAAAGATTCAAACAACTATAAAAATCTCTTGCTTGCAATCTATAACTGTAAGAAACCGACCCTTGCAATGGTTGACGGCTATGCTCTTGCTGGGGGATGCGGTATCGCAAGTGCCTGCGACCTTATAGTCGCATCTGATAAAGCTCAGTTTGGTTACACAGAAGTTAGAATCGGCTTTATTCCTGCTATCGTTATGATTTTCCTTCTCAAACGTGTCAGTGAAACTCATGCAAAGGACTTGCTGCTGACTTCAAGGTTTATAACTGCTCCCGCAGCACTTAAAATGGGATTTGTTAACTACGTCGTTGAGCAGGCAATGCTTGAAAGCTACACAAATCAGCTCTGCGATTCCCTTAATCAGCTTCCGTCAAGCTCTGTGATGCTCACTAAAGAAATGTTTAAAAATATTTCTTCAATGGGTTTTGAGGCTGCACTTGAGTATGCAGTCGATATGAACACGCTTACCCGTATGTCAGAAGATTGTAAAAACGGTATTAAAAAGTTTTTAACTAAAAAGTAA